From Aegilops tauschii subsp. strangulata cultivar AL8/78 chromosome 5, Aet v6.0, whole genome shotgun sequence:
ACCACCTAAAATGCAGATAATCAAGATCCTtagctcggcatgagctgctatGCACTTTATTGCCCCTGTTTCAGAATTCCCTGTACAGAAAGAATTCAATTTGAATCGGAATCAGGCCCAACGCTGGTGATTTGGTGGTACACAGATCTATGCCTAGTTCAGTACACGGCGGCCTACTCGGCGCCTCGTTCGTCCGTCACTTCTTCGCCTTGGAGAAACGAAGGCATCTGTACTTCTCGCCGCTGACGGTGATCTCGAGGGCTCCGTCCTGGTTGTCTTGGTTGGAGGCGGTTCCCATGAGGACGCTTTTTTCCTTCTCCAGGTTCTCTTTTTCCATCTTCAGCCTCGCCTCTTGCCGCGCAATCTCAGCCTGTCAAAGATGAGTCTGGATCAAGCCATGATAACTAAACACTGACAGTGTAATCATTTCATTTCAGAAGGAATGGATATGTTTTAGGGTTATTGATTAGGCACAGTTCAGTTTTATCTGTCAATAAATCTTTTCAAAGATTATAAGAAGGTCCTGTTTAAGTCTGCTTCTAACACAGTTCAAATAAATGTCTTAGGTTTTGAGAGAACAAATGTGCACCTAACTTAACCTGCTCATAATAAGATAAAATATAGTTGTCGCAAGAGGGCTCACTACGCTAATATCAAACCTAAAATCCCTATAGGAGGGCTATGGCGTCCCTCACCATGCTCGTCTCTTGGTCAATATGGAATGAGAGAAACGCACGGGTGTTCCGACACAAGTGCGCCTCCGCCAATCCTCCTCAAAAGCGTCATCGACGAGGCAAATCTATCGGTGACGGCGGGTGCTAAGAAACTAGGGCTTATTGTTTGTCGCGAGTAATTGTCATGCCGTATATTTTGAGTCACTTGTAAAACTCTATTCTCCTCTTATTTAATtgatgaggcaaatcttttgcctccgtttcgaaaaaaaataTCAAACCAAAAATCATTCACAATGAACCAGAGAGCATAATTCTAAAGCACAACATTTTTCTCTATTAGACACCTTCTTACAGTCAGAAGATACTGTAAGCAGCGTCAAAAAAAGAAAGATACTGTAATTGTTAATGAATTTTGTGCAGTTTGTTGCAGGTTCAAATGTTGGACATCCACAAATTTTGTTTTATAAAGATGCACAGGACACTCTGAAACCATGTGTACCGACCACACAAGCCGTATAATTTTACCCAATTAACTGAATAGTGTGCAGAACTGCAGAATATGACAAGACACCACCACATCTTTCTGATATCACAGCACAAATATGCTTGCAATCCAAATACTATTCTGTATTTCTATGAGTTGCTGGCCAGATCAGAATCCATAGACATGAGCACAACGTGTCGACACATAACAACATTAGCAACAACAGCAAAAAACATGTAGGAAAACAAGTCAAAGGGTGCATTCAATCCGCAAATTAAAAAAACTTCAGCAGTCAATTAACAAGAGAGGCATGTATCTTTCACTGGTGCTAGTCATGCAGGAAAGAAGATAAAAGCACTTCGGTCAGAAGGAATCCCAAATATGGACTGAGCCACAGGCTTCAAGAAATCTACTGCTCTCTCACAACAACATAGTTGTGATAATACTAATAATAAATTAAACCACGGTTTTACTCCTATATTAAGGTAATCCCATGCATAGGCTCACAATTTTACATTCACACCATATCACTAAGGACCTATCATCTTAGCAATAGAAGAACATGACATTTTTTCGAACAAGATAAACCCCCCCTTTACATTTCTTGGAACTGAAAACTATGAGTCGAGCAAGAGTAGTCCCACTCACATCACTACTGTATATTACGGTAATCATAACACCAATTTTCATGCCTTTGCAAGAAGCTGGCTAGTTTATATCGAGTCACTGCCCACCGTAACCAGTGCGCCTGAACCTCTGACCTCGCCCCTTCCATTACTTAGAACCGAGAACTATCATACGAGCAGCAGCAGTCCCACTCACATCACTACTGTATATCACCACCAATTTTCATGCCTGTGCAAGAAGCTGGCTAGTTTACATCCAGTCACTGACTACCGTAGCGTAACCAGTACACCTGAACCTCAGAGACCTCAAAGATGCTCATATTAACTGTAGATGGGTAATTTGCTCCCAAAGCGTAGCAATTACTGATTAATCAACACCTAACATAACAAACACCTTCAATCAAATTTAACTACGTCACTCAAACTTCAAAATTCCTTCAGCAACTACACGTCTACACGAGACCACTGATAAATCTGAAATGCGCCAGCATTCAGCAACCGATCTCTGAACTTACTCTGAAGGCACGATGCGATGGACACCACCACCAACTGACTCAACACCAGGGCATACGCACGGAGATGAATCGGACTGGTGGGAAAGGAGACAGAGAGCACTGGGGGCTGGGATTACTACCTCGCGGCGGGAGAGCTCGGCCTTCCAGGCGGCCTCCCTCTCGGCGACCTCGCGCTCGCGCTCCTGGATGTAGCTCTGCATCTCCCGCTCCTTCATGATGCGGTCCTGGATGTCCGCGTCCAGCGCCTCCTGCAGCTCCTTCACGAACCTGTCCA
This genomic window contains:
- the LOC109773712 gene encoding uncharacterized protein produces the protein MSVRIKAVVDRFVKELQEALDADIQDRIMKEREMQSYIQEREREVAEREAAWKAELSRREAEIARQEARLKMEKENLEKEKSVLMGTASNQDNQDGALEITVSGEKYRCLRFSKAKK